The Equus quagga isolate Etosha38 chromosome 12, UCLA_HA_Equagga_1.0, whole genome shotgun sequence genome includes a region encoding these proteins:
- the TMEM74B gene encoding transmembrane protein 74B, translating into MASPPGLELKTLSNGPKFPRRPAPLGPVAPPREGVENACFSSEEHETHFQNPGDARLSSSPSPPGAVPAQPRSQRDDVSLRSEEGPGVEPVSRPVDYGFVSALVFLVSGILLVVTAYAIPREARVNPDTVTAREMERLEMYYARLGSHLDKCIIAGLGLLTVGGMLLSVLLMVSLCKGELYRRPTFVPGRGSRKTYGSINLRMRQLNGDGGQALVENEVVQVSETSHSLQGS; encoded by the coding sequence ATGGCATCTCCCCCTGGTCTGGAACTGAAGACACTGAGCAATGGCCCCAAGTTCCCAAGGAGACCAGCTCCTCTGGGCCCGGTGGCCCCACCCAGGGAGGGTGTCGAGAATGCCTGCTTCTCCTCAGAGGAGCATGAGACCCATTTCCAGAACCCTGGGGATGCCAGACTCAGcagctcccccagcccccctGGGGCTGTCCCTGCACAGCCCCGATCCCAGCGGGACGATGTGTCCCTGCGTTCAGAAGAGGGGCCGGGCGTGGAGCCCGTGAGCCGCCCAGTGGATTACGGCTTCGTTTCCGCTTTGGTTTTCCTGGTGAGTGGGATCCTCCTGGTGGTGACAGCATACGCCATCCCCCGCGAGGCCCGCGTCAACCCGGACACAGTGACAGCGCGGGAGATGGAACGACTGGAGATGTACTACGCCCGCCTGGGCTCCCACCTGGACAAGTGCATCATCGCGGGCCTGGGGCTGCTCACGGTGGGCGGCATGCTCTTGTCAGTGCTGCTGATGGTCTCCCTGTGCAAGGGCGAGCTGTACCGCCGGCCCACCTTCGTCCCCGGCAGGGGCTCCAGGAAGACCTACGGCTCCATTAACCTGCGCATGAGACAGCTCAATGGGGATGGGGGCCAGGCCCTGGTGGAGAACGAAGTTGTCCAGGTCTCAGAGACCAGCCACAGCCTCCAGGGGTCTTAA